In Primulina eburnea isolate SZY01 chromosome 5, ASM2296580v1, whole genome shotgun sequence, a single window of DNA contains:
- the LOC140831492 gene encoding uncharacterized protein, whose amino-acid sequence MPLSVFRKLGLGEPKPTQTSLQLADGSVKLPRGVKEDVLVKVGKFTFPTDFVVLDMEEDKEMPLILGRPFLATGKAVIEVQEGKLRLRVGKEEITFNVFNAPKHTLHTNDCLIVDSSDSFVCQFVQDAMKDSLEATLTTELKEDEFDEERSARVEHYNANHQ is encoded by the coding sequence ATGCCTTTATCTGTATTCAGGAAACTTGGATTGGGCGAGCCTAAACCGACACAGACGTCCTTGCAACTAGCTGACGGATCCGTCAAACTTCCACGAGGAGTCAAAGAAGACGTGTTAGTGAAAGTTGGAAAGTTTACATTTCCTACAGATTTTGTGGTGCTTGACATGGAAGAGGATAAGGAAATGCCTTTGATTTTAGGGagaccgttccttgcaactggcaaggccGTGATTGAagtgcaagaagggaagttgagattgagagtgggaaAGGAAGAAATcacttttaatgtttttaacgctcctaagcacacactgcacacTAATGATTGTTTGATAGTTGATTCATCGGATTCATTTGTGTGTCAATTTGTTCAGGATGCTATGAAAGACTCATTGGAAGCAACGCTCACCACTGAATTGAAGGAGGATGAATTTGATGAAGAAAGATCTGCAAGAGTGGAACACTATAATGCCAACCATCAATAG